From the genome of Nasonia vitripennis strain AsymCx chromosome 1, Nvit_psr_1.1, whole genome shotgun sequence, one region includes:
- the LOC100122995 gene encoding sensory neuron membrane protein 1, whose protein sequence is MKRMMKIGIAGVSMFVFGTMFGWVLFPMVLKSQVHKQIALKEGSDMRAMWSKFPFALEFRIYLFNITNADEIKSGAKPIVKQVGPYYFEEWQEKTNLVDREEDDTVEYSIKNKWIFRADLSGEGLTGEEMLVLPHVFILAMVMTTVREKPTMVPVVNKAVNSIFKNPDSVFVKVRAMDMMFDGLPIDCTVTDFAGGAVCGMLRDAADDLMKDGPDKYRFSFLGAKNDTPTTKRLRVLRGVKNLMDVGVVVEYNGKTNISTWDDDYCDTFNGTDGTIFHPFLYENEDVVSFAPDLCRSLSTTYEEKTNIAGLTTNRYTAFLGDPNTIPSQRCYCPTPDTCLKKGVMDLFKCIGAPLVASHPHFYLADEDYLNMVDGLRPSKDDHGIFLDFEPFTGSPLSARKRLQFNIMIQKVEKFKIMKNFPEALLPLFWVEEGIVLPDYLIAQVKAGHKMVAIVGWMKWLMVVGGLGMSGAAGFMYYQATQKSKKLEITKAVTNGTKPGSTEKKISPINVNTLQAAQVPPNLD, encoded by the exons ATGAAGCGGATGATGAAAATCGGTATCGCCGGGGTGAGCATGTTTGTCTTCGGGACCATGTTCGGCTGGGTGCTCTTTCCCATGGTTCTCAAGTCGCAGGTTCACAAG CAAATCGCATTGAAAGAGGGATCCGACATGAGAGCGATGTGGAGCAAATTCCCGTTCGCCCTCGAATTTCGAATCTACCTGTTCAACATCACGAACGCCGATGAGATAAAGAGCGGAGCCAAGCCAATTGTCAAGCAAGTCGGCCCTTACTACTTCGA AGAATGGCAGGAGAAAACCAATCTGGTCGACCGCGAGGAAGACGATACCGTGGAGTACAGCATAAAGAACAAGTGGATTTTCAGAGCGGATCTCAGTGGAGAGGGTCTTACCGGGGAGGAGATGCTCGTGCTGCCTCACGTTTTTATTCTGGCTATGGTCATGACGACGGTTAGGGAAAAGCCGACTATGGTTCCCGTCGTCA ACAAGGCGGTCAACAGCATCTTCAAGAACCCCGACAGCGTCTTTGTGAAAGTCCGAGCGATGGACATGATGTTCGACGGTTTGCCCATCGATTGCACCGTCACCGATTTCGCCGGAGGAGCCGTCTGCGGCATGTTGAGGGACGCCGCCGACGATCTGATGAAGGACGGCCCGGACAAATACAGATTCTCTTTCCTGGGAGCG AAAAACGACACACCCACGACGAAGCGACTCCGAGTCTTGCGAGGTGTCAAGAACCTGATGGACGTAGGGGTCGTCGTCGAGTACAACGGAAAGACCAACATCTCCACGTGGGACGACGACTACTGCGACACTTTCAACGGCACCGACGGCACCATCTTTCACCCCTTCCTCTACGAGAACGAGGACGTCGTCTCCTTCGCCCCGGATCTCTGCCGGAGCTTGAGCACCACTTACGAGGAGAAGACCAACATAGCCG GTCTGACCACGAATCGATACACCGCGTTCCTGGGCGACCCCAACACCATTCCGTCGCAGCGCTGCTATTGTCCGACTCCGGACACCTGCCTCAAGAAAGGAGTAATGGACCTCTTCAAGTGCATCGGCGCACCGCTCGTCGCCTCCCATCCGCATTTCTATCTAGCAGACGAGGACTATCTGAACATGGTCGACGGCCTCAGACCCTCGAAG GATGATCACGGAATCTTCCTGGACTTCGAGCCGTTCACCGGGTCTCCGCTGAGCGCAAGGAAGAGGCTGCAGTTCAACATAATGATCCAGAAGGTGGAAAAATTcaagataatgaagaacttcCCCGAGGCATTGTTGCCGCTGTTCTGGGTCGAAGAGGGTATCGTCTTACCGGACTATTTGATCGCCCAAGTGAAGGCTGGCCACAAAATGGTCGCGATCGTGGG TTGGATGAAGTGGCTGATGGTCGTGGGAGGCCTGGGAATGAGCGGAGCCGCCGGTTTCATGTACTACCAGGCTACCCAGAAGTCCAAGAAGCTGGAAATCACAAAAGCCGTGACCAACGGCACCAAGCCCGGCAgtacagagaaaaaaatatcaccCATCAACGTGAACACTTTGCAAGCGGCACAAGTACCACCGAATCTTGACTAG